Proteins encoded within one genomic window of Bacteroidota bacterium:
- a CDS encoding DUF4921 family protein — protein sequence MQYNLYYNIMPDGTVKQINPFTETEVWAVPGRSSKPISNEIPLTAKPLESATHRDYCSFCPDKYFDTPPEKARLIKTETGYKTLKYLLAENYSETTAEFRRITNLFEIVTLDYWRKNYSYRIPEERKKWRDEYLSTPKGIMHIEGLLDFKLKQTGKTEDQIKKMHAYDKLAIADAFFGGSHEIVIARSHFQPDAEWDSQFFSSGMMSHEDHYQYFKFTIDAMKDIIDNNRYARYISVFQNWLRPAGASMDHLHKQLVALDEWGSSIQRQNKMLREDPNVFNDLSVNFAARFNLIIAENDYAIAFVGIGHRFPTIEIYSKSHAGRPYEHTDAEIRGVSNLVHVFHAAMGSSISCNEEWYYTPVDSVYKMPWHVLIKWRINVPAGFEGGTGIYLNPMTPIELRDKIVPRLYQIRDEGKINGTRIAEECRIYPNPLLYYLK from the coding sequence ATGCAATACAATTTATATTACAACATAATGCCCGATGGGACTGTTAAACAGATAAATCCATTTACCGAAACAGAAGTTTGGGCAGTTCCGGGTAGAAGTTCGAAACCGATTAGTAACGAGATACCTCTGACAGCAAAGCCGTTGGAGTCAGCAACGCATCGCGACTACTGCAGTTTCTGTCCGGATAAATATTTTGATACGCCGCCGGAAAAAGCAAGGTTAATAAAAACGGAGACTGGTTACAAGACCTTGAAATATTTACTTGCTGAAAACTATTCTGAAACTACGGCTGAATTCAGAAGAATCACGAATTTGTTCGAAATTGTTACACTCGATTACTGGCGGAAAAACTATAGTTACAGGATTCCTGAAGAAAGAAAAAAATGGCGCGACGAATATCTTTCAACTCCAAAAGGTATAATGCATATCGAGGGCTTATTAGATTTCAAATTAAAACAGACAGGAAAAACTGAAGACCAAATTAAAAAAATGCACGCATACGATAAGCTTGCTATTGCAGATGCTTTTTTTGGAGGTTCGCACGAGATAGTAATTGCACGGTCGCATTTTCAACCGGATGCCGAATGGGACTCGCAATTCTTCTCATCCGGAATGATGAGTCATGAGGACCACTATCAATATTTTAAATTCACAATCGATGCGATGAAAGATATCATCGACAATAACCGGTATGCAAGATACATAAGCGTATTTCAGAATTGGCTGAGACCGGCTGGTGCCTCGATGGATCATCTTCACAAACAACTTGTAGCTCTTGACGAGTGGGGTTCTTCGATTCAACGGCAAAATAAAATGCTACGCGAAGACCCGAATGTATTTAACGATCTATCCGTAAATTTTGCAGCCCGATTTAATTTGATAATCGCTGAAAACGATTACGCTATTGCTTTTGTCGGAATCGGACACAGATTTCCTACGATAGAGATTTATTCAAAATCGCATGCCGGAAGGCCCTACGAACACACAGATGCGGAAATTCGCGGTGTCAGTAATCTTGTTCATGTGTTCCATGCCGCAATGGGAAGCAGTATTTCTTGCAACGAAGAGTGGTACTATACGCCAGTCGATTCTGTTTACAAAATGCCCTGGCATGTACTAATCAAGTGGCGAATAAATGTACCGGCAGGTTTTGAAGGCGGAACCGGGATTTATCTGAATCCGATGACACCCATCGAACTGCGAGATAAGATTGTACCGAGGCTGTATCAGATTCGTGACGAAGGGAAAATTAACGGTACACGCATAGCGGAAGAATGCCGTATCTATCCGAATCCGCTCCTCTATTATCTGAAGTAG